The Gemmatimonadota bacterium DNA window CCGGGTGCCGCGACCGCGAGTCGGAAGGAAATCGATGCCATGGCCGACGCCGCGAAGTCGGCAGGAGCCGGCGGCCTGCTCTGGGCCAAGCGGACCGAGGCGGGCTGGGAAGGACAGGGCGTCAAGGCCTTCGGCACGACCTGCCTTGATGCGCTCCCGGCCGCAGCTGGCGACCTGGTCCTTGCGGTGGTGGGGCGTGACGGCATCACGTCTCCGGCGTTGCACAACGTCCGCACGGCACTCACCAAACGGCCCGGCGTCGACCCGTTGATGGCGCACGCCTTCACCTGGGTGGTGGATTTCCCGCTCTTCGAGCAGGACCACGCCACCGGCGAATGGGTGTTCACGCATCACCCGTTCACGTCACCCCATCCGGATGACCTCGCCTACGTCGAATCCGATCCGTCGCGCTGCCGCGCGCTGCACTACGATGCCGTCTACAACGGCAACGAGCTCGGCAGCGGCTCGATCCGGATCACCGATCCGGCGCTGCAGGCAACGGTCTTCCGCTTCCTCGGGATTCCGGCCGATGAGCAGCGCCGGCGCTTCGGCTTCCTGCTCGACGCCCTCGCCTCCGGCGCACCGCCGCATGGTGGCTTTGCCTTGGGCTTCGACCGGATTGCGATGCTGCTCGCCGGCGCACCGTCGTTGCGTGACGTGATCGCCTTCCCGAAGACCGCCAACGCGCGGGCGATGTTCGAAGGGGCGCCGACCCCGATCGCCACGCGAGACCTCGCAGCCCTGCACCTCGCCACCCTCCCCGAGGAGCGTTCGTGAGCGCCGACGACATCCGTCACACCCTCTCGGCCGAAGGCGCCGATCCGCTGCTGCTCGCCGGCGTCAACGACGCCAACTTCGCCGAGTTGCAGCGCGCCCTGGGCGTGCGGGTGTCGCAGCGCGGTGACGCCATCACGCTGATGGGGACGGTGGACCAGGTCACCCGGGCCACGCCGGTGGTGCAGGGGTTGGTGGACCTCGCCCGCGCCGGCGAAAGCGTCGCGCCCGAGGATGTCTTCCGTCTCGCGACCAACGGCGGCGTGCCGGAGATCGCCTCGCCGAGCGACATCCGAAAGGTCGTGCTGCCGGGGATGCGCCGCGCGATCGTGCCGAAGACGCCCGGCCAGCGGACGTATCTCGAAGTCATTCACGAACACGACATCGTCATCGGCATCGGACCCGCCGGCACCGGGAAGACCTACCTCGCGGTGGCCAAGGCGGTCGAGGCGCTGGCACGCAAGCAGGTGCGCCGGATCATCCTGGCACGGCCGGCGGTGGAAGCCGGCGAGTCGCTCGGCTTCCTTCCGGGCGACTTGCAGCAGAAGGTCGATCCCTACCTCCGCCCGCTCTACGACGCACTCGAGGACATGATGCCGCCCGAGAAGGTGGCGCGCGCCATGGAGACGCGAGTGATCGAGATCGCGCCGCTCGCCTACATGCGCGGCCGCACCCTGGCCGATGCCTTCATCATCCTCGACGAGGCACAGAACGCCACCGGCGCCCAGATGAAGATGTTCCTCACCCGTCTCGGCGTGAACAGCAAGGCCGTGATCACCGGCGACAAGACGCAGATCGACCTGCCGCGCCGCGAAGATTCGGGGCTGGTGCAGTGCGAGCGGATCCTGCCGGGGATCGAGGGGATCGGGTTCCACTACTTCGGCGAGGAGGACGTGGTTCGGCATCGCCTCGTGCGCGACATCGTCCGCGCCTACGCGGAGGACCAGGCGGGCTGATGGCGGGTCACTCACCGACCACCGTGATCGTGAGCGGCGCCGCTGGCGGCTTCCCGCCCACGGCGGTGCGCCGGGCGGTCACGACGGTCCTCGCGGGGGAAGGTCGCGAGGCGTTTGTCGCGGTCACCTTTCTCGGGCTGCGGCGGATGCGCCGTCTCAATCGAGACTACAAGCACCACGATCGCCCGACGGACGTGATTTCGTTCGCGCTGCCCCAGCCCGATGGTTCGCTCGCCGGTGACATCTATCTCTGTCGGGCCGTGGCGGCCCGGGAGGCGCGTCGTCGTGGCCTCTCGGTGCGGGAGGAGGTGCTGCGCCTCGTGGTCCACGGCACGCTCCATGTCCTGGGGCAGGATCATCCCGAGGGCGAGGGGCGCGAGCACTCGGCGATGTGGGCCAGCCAGGAACGCTACCTCCGCCAGGTCACGACGTGATTCCGCTGCTGCAGGGGACGCTCTGGGGGGTCACCGCCATCGTGCTCTTTGCGGTCGCCGTGATCGCGCTGGCCGGTGAAGATGAGGGGGAGCTCGGCGCACGCGCGCTCGCGCGGGAGCCGTCCGGTGCTGACCTCCCGCCGGAACGCATCCTCCACGTCATGCACCTGGCCGGGCTCACGCTGGCTGGTGTCCTCGCGGCGGTCGGCACCTCGTGGTGGGAGGATGCCCCGCTCATGGGCGTCCTGCGTGTCGTGCTCGCGACCCTGGTTGTCTGGTCCATCGGCGACCTGGTGCCGCGGCTGCTGAGCGTCGTGGCCCCCGATCTGGTGGCGCCTGCACGGCGCCTCGTGCTCGCCACCACACCGATCGTGCGACCGCTCGTCTGGCTGGCGCTGGCGCTCGACCGCGCCACGACCGAGCAGGCTCGTGCCGTGGGGACCGCGCCGGATCGGATCACCCCGCAGGAAATGGCCGAGGGCGTCTTCTCGTTGGCGGAGATGACGGTGTCCGAAGTGATGACACCGCGCCTTGACATCATCGCCGTCGATGTTGCGGAGACGGAGGCGGCGGTCGTCAACACGCTCCGTCGCAGCGAGCATGCCCGATTGCTGGTGTTTGATGACCATCCCGACGCCGTGGTCGGCGTGATCTACGCCAAGGACATCCTGCCCCGGCTTCGTCCCGTCATCGCCCCGCGAGGCGCCTGGCAGGAGTTGATCCGTCCTGCGGCCTTCGTGCCCGAGGCGAAGCGGCTCGATCGACAGTTGCGGGACTTCCAGCGTGGCCCCGGACACCTGGCCGTCGTCGTCGACGAGTTCGGTGGTACTGCCGGCCTCGTGACGCTCGAGGACATTCTCGAGCAGATCGTCGGCGAAATCCGCGATGAGCACGACACCGACGAGGTGCAACCGGTGCAGCGCCATCCCGACGGGCACTTGACGGTGCAGGGAGGCGTGGCGCTGGCCGATCTCGAGGCGGAGATCGAGCATGACTTTGCGCGCGACGACGTCGCCACCGTCGGCGGCCTCGTGCTCGCCGAGTTCGGCCGGGTCCCGCGCGCCGGCGAGGTGGTCACCGTGGATGGGTGGCAGATCGCAGTCGAGGTGATCACGCGCCGGCGGGTGCGTCGCGTCGCGGTGACACCGCCGATTGCCGCACAGGACGACGATGATGCGGAGGACTCGTGAGCTTCCTCCTCCTCGCCCTCGGTCTCCTTCTCGCGGTCGCCGGATCGGCCGGTGCCACCGCACTGGTCACCACCGCGCGTGCAGCCTTGGCCGAAGCCATCGCACGACGGCTCCGGGGTGGTGATGACTCGCTCGCCTGGCTCGCCGAGACGGAGCGCCAGGTCGCGGCGGCGACCGCGGCAACCTCCCTGGGCATCGCGCTGATCGGGGTGACGATCCCGGGGTTGCTGCGTCAGCTCACGTCGACACAGTTCGCGCTGGCCGTCCTCACGCTCGTGGTGCCCGCCACGCTGGTCGGCGGCTACCTGCTGCCGCGATGGCTGACGGTGCCGCGGGCGGAGACGGTCGTGGAGTCGTTGCGACCGCTGCTCGCCGCGTGGAGTCGCCTGCTTGGCGTGGTGATGCCGGCACGGCTGACCGACCCCGCGGAGAACGTCCGCGCCCTTGCTCGCGAGGGCGCCGCAAGCGGGCTCGCCGATGACGAGCTGGTGATGGTCGGTGGCGTCATGTCGTTCGCCCAACGCCCGGTGCGGGTGGTGATGACCCCGCGCACCGAAGTCGTGGCGGTCGAGCACGATGCCAGCCACGACGAAGTGATGCGCACCTTCGCGGAAAGCGGCTACACCCGATTGCCGGTGATGCGCGGCACGCTCGATGAGATCGTCGGCATCGTCCACGCCTTCGACCTCTTCAAGCTCGAGCCCGACGACCCGGTCCCGGTGCGGCCAGTCTCGCTGGCTCCGGAGTCGCGCCTCGCCGGCGACCTCCTCCTCGACATGCAGCGCGAGCGTCGGCACTTTGCGGTCGTGCTCGACGAGTTCGGCGGGACCGCAGGGATCGTGACGCTCGAGGACCTGCTTGAGGGACTGGTCGGCGAGATTTCTGACGAGGATGATGGCTCAACGCCGTCCCACCGCGCGCCGGGGTCGC harbors:
- a CDS encoding PhoH family protein, translated to MGTVDQVTRATPVVQGLVDLARAGESVAPEDVFRLATNGGVPEIASPSDIRKVVLPGMRRAIVPKTPGQRTYLEVIHEHDIVIGIGPAGTGKTYLAVAKAVEALARKQVRRIILARPAVEAGESLGFLPGDLQQKVDPYLRPLYDALEDMMPPEKVARAMETRVIEIAPLAYMRGRTLADAFIILDEAQNATGAQMKMFLTRLGVNSKAVITGDKTQIDLPRREDSGLVQCERILPGIEGIGFHYFGEEDVVRHRLVRDIVRAYAEDQAG
- the ybeY gene encoding rRNA maturation RNase YbeY translates to MAGHSPTTVIVSGAAGGFPPTAVRRAVTTVLAGEGREAFVAVTFLGLRRMRRLNRDYKHHDRPTDVISFALPQPDGSLAGDIYLCRAVAAREARRRGLSVREEVLRLVVHGTLHVLGQDHPEGEGREHSAMWASQERYLRQVTT
- a CDS encoding HlyC/CorC family transporter, producing MIPLLQGTLWGVTAIVLFAVAVIALAGEDEGELGARALAREPSGADLPPERILHVMHLAGLTLAGVLAAVGTSWWEDAPLMGVLRVVLATLVVWSIGDLVPRLLSVVAPDLVAPARRLVLATTPIVRPLVWLALALDRATTEQARAVGTAPDRITPQEMAEGVFSLAEMTVSEVMTPRLDIIAVDVAETEAAVVNTLRRSEHARLLVFDDHPDAVVGVIYAKDILPRLRPVIAPRGAWQELIRPAAFVPEAKRLDRQLRDFQRGPGHLAVVVDEFGGTAGLVTLEDILEQIVGEIRDEHDTDEVQPVQRHPDGHLTVQGGVALADLEAEIEHDFARDDVATVGGLVLAEFGRVPRAGEVVTVDGWQIAVEVITRRRVRRVAVTPPIAAQDDDDAEDS
- a CDS encoding HlyC/CorC family transporter translates to MSFLLLALGLLLAVAGSAGATALVTTARAALAEAIARRLRGGDDSLAWLAETERQVAAATAATSLGIALIGVTIPGLLRQLTSTQFALAVLTLVVPATLVGGYLLPRWLTVPRAETVVESLRPLLAAWSRLLGVVMPARLTDPAENVRALAREGAASGLADDELVMVGGVMSFAQRPVRVVMTPRTEVVAVEHDASHDEVMRTFAESGYTRLPVMRGTLDEIVGIVHAFDLFKLEPDDPVPVRPVSLAPESRLAGDLLLDMQRERRHFAVVLDEFGGTAGIVTLEDLLEGLVGEISDEDDGSTPSHRAPGSLLELDGSEPPRLIEEHFGVVLPGGEAASIGGLLGELAGRIPVAGERFAVVGLEVEVLQASPTRVERLLVRRGGTHPVSLDREPT